One genomic segment of Gemmatimonadota bacterium includes these proteins:
- a CDS encoding nodulation protein NfeD gives MNPIRTLKRLLLACGLACGLAWPGADAAASRVDVISLTGPIGPVSVQHVSTALERAENDRSECLVIMLDTPGGLLESTQLIIKDMLASNVPVVVYVAPSGAGAGSAGVFITMSAHVAAMAPGTSIGAASPVGIGGAVADSTMQEKVENFSVSYIRSIAEKHGRNADWAELAVRKAEALTDREAVEQNVVDLNVATLDSLLIRIDGTVVEVREGSRVLRTKDAEVSIREMSWHHRVLSVLSNPNIAYLLMMLGFYGLIYEFINPGAIFPGVVGGMCIVIGLFALQTLPINYAGLLLLMLGLGLFVTELFVASGGLLTLGGAVSFTIGSMMLIDSPDPYLRISLYAIIPAVIATAAFTLFAVGYALKAQKRRTTTGSQGLIGETGRAHAAVDSRNGKVFVHGEYWFATSETPIEPETPIRVVEVNGLRLKVESLDSGTDAT, from the coding sequence ATGAACCCGATAAGAACGCTCAAACGCCTCCTGCTGGCCTGCGGACTGGCCTGCGGGCTGGCCTGGCCGGGCGCGGACGCCGCGGCATCCCGGGTCGACGTCATCTCGCTCACCGGACCGATCGGACCGGTCAGCGTCCAGCACGTTTCCACCGCGCTCGAACGGGCCGAAAACGACCGGTCGGAATGCCTGGTGATCATGCTCGACACGCCAGGCGGGCTTCTCGAGTCCACCCAGTTGATCATCAAGGACATGCTCGCTTCCAACGTGCCGGTCGTGGTCTACGTGGCGCCCAGCGGCGCGGGCGCCGGGTCCGCGGGCGTCTTTATCACCATGAGCGCCCACGTCGCCGCCATGGCGCCGGGCACGAGTATCGGCGCGGCCAGCCCGGTGGGCATCGGCGGCGCGGTCGCGGACTCGACCATGCAGGAGAAGGTCGAGAACTTCTCCGTGAGTTATATCCGGTCCATCGCCGAAAAGCACGGCCGAAACGCGGACTGGGCGGAACTGGCGGTGCGGAAGGCCGAGGCACTGACCGACCGGGAAGCCGTGGAGCAGAACGTCGTGGACCTGAACGTCGCCACGCTGGACTCCCTGCTCATTCGGATCGACGGCACCGTGGTCGAAGTCCGCGAAGGAAGCCGGGTGTTGCGCACGAAGGACGCCGAGGTGAGTATTCGCGAAATGAGCTGGCATCACCGGGTACTGAGCGTGCTTTCCAATCCCAACATAGCCTATCTCCTGATGATGCTCGGGTTCTACGGGCTCATCTACGAGTTCATCAACCCCGGGGCCATCTTCCCCGGCGTAGTGGGCGGCATGTGCATTGTCATCGGGCTTTTCGCCCTGCAGACGCTGCCCATCAACTACGCGGGGCTTTTGCTGCTTATGCTTGGATTGGGATTATTCGTCACGGAACTGTTCGTGGCCAGCGGGGGCCTCCTGACCCTCGGCGGCGCCGTCTCCTTCACGATCGGTTCGATGATGCTCATCGATTCGCCCGATCCCTATCTCCGCATTTCCCTGTATGCCATCATTCCGGCCGTGATCGCGACCGCGGCCTTCACGCTTTTCGCCGTGGGCTACGCGCTGAAGGCCCAGAAGCGGCGCACGACCACGGGCAGCCAGGGACTGATCGGCGAGACCGGCCGCGCGCACGCGGCCGTGGACAGCCGGAACGGCAAAGTGTTCGTACACGGTGAATACTGGTTCGCCACGAGCGAAACGCCAATCGAGCCCGAAACGCCGATTCGGGTAGTGGAGGTCAATGGTCTGCGACTCAAGGTGGAAAGCCTGGATTCAGGCACGGACGCAACGTAA